The following are from one region of the Catenulispora sp. EB89 genome:
- a CDS encoding TauD/TfdA family dioxygenase codes for MDLVTARRELRDQGWTVLRRSGVGSAGGDMDNAAALALALAAEFGRPSRRDGGAAVWPVRPAPDGNGSTFSVTAGEAGLHTDSQYHANPEPLVCMVAVRPAEDGGHTRLLTASDAVAALTREPGSSNLLHALATPVWQWRVPREFAAGERTVSPAAAVLPGDGTIRWRADNVVRRHGGPAPQLVARVAHALDTAPEVRTFPLEAGDALILDNRRVLHGRTSFGDPRRLLLRVRLWER; via the coding sequence ATGGACCTGGTGACGGCTCGTAGAGAGCTGCGGGATCAAGGCTGGACCGTACTGCGAAGAAGCGGCGTCGGCAGTGCCGGCGGCGACATGGACAACGCCGCCGCCCTGGCGCTGGCACTGGCCGCCGAGTTCGGCCGACCGTCGCGGCGGGACGGCGGCGCAGCGGTCTGGCCCGTACGACCGGCCCCCGACGGCAACGGCAGCACCTTCTCCGTGACGGCCGGAGAAGCCGGTCTGCACACCGATTCGCAGTACCACGCCAACCCCGAACCGCTGGTCTGTATGGTCGCGGTGCGGCCCGCCGAGGACGGCGGTCACACGCGCTTGCTGACCGCGTCGGATGCCGTCGCGGCGCTCACCCGGGAACCCGGTAGCTCGAACCTCCTACATGCGTTGGCCACCCCGGTCTGGCAGTGGCGCGTCCCCCGCGAGTTCGCGGCCGGCGAGCGCACCGTCAGCCCGGCTGCGGCCGTCCTCCCCGGCGACGGAACCATCCGCTGGCGCGCGGACAACGTCGTCCGGCGGCACGGCGGACCGGCTCCGCAGCTCGTCGCCCGCGTCGCGCACGCGCTGGACACGGCCCCCGAGGTGCGGACGTTCCCGCTGGAAGCCGGGGACGCGCTCATCCTGGACAACCGCCGCGTGCTGCACGGCCGCACGTCGTTCGGCGACCCGCGCCGCCTGCTGCTGCGCGTCCGCTTGTGGGAGCGCTGA